Proteins found in one Flavobacterium channae genomic segment:
- a CDS encoding geranylgeranylglyceryl/heptaprenylglyceryl phosphate synthase, with protein MQNLYQDILRAKKNHQKLLAILIDPEKVSIEAAVTLSEKIISSPATHIFIGGSTFSGTHLDELIAIIKTKTQLPVLIFPGHPSQISNEADGILFLSLLSGRNPEYLIEHHINSVDALEKSNLEIIPTGYLLIDGGKETAVQRVSQTQPIEYGNVELAYKTAKAGEFLGKKLIYLEAGSGAEKHVSLEMVQFVVQNINIPLIVGGGIRSLEKIKEVHEAGADLVVIGTAFENNPNFFL; from the coding sequence ATGCAAAATTTATATCAAGATATACTTCGGGCAAAAAAGAACCATCAAAAACTTTTAGCTATTTTAATTGACCCAGAAAAGGTTTCGATTGAAGCTGCAGTAACTTTATCTGAAAAAATCATTTCTTCGCCTGCAACACATATTTTTATTGGAGGAAGCACTTTTAGTGGAACGCATTTAGATGAGCTTATTGCAATTATAAAAACTAAAACCCAATTACCAGTTTTAATTTTTCCAGGTCATCCTTCGCAAATTTCAAATGAAGCTGATGGGATTTTGTTTTTAAGTTTACTCTCTGGTAGAAATCCTGAATATTTAATTGAACATCATATCAATTCAGTTGATGCTTTAGAAAAGTCTAATTTGGAAATTATTCCAACAGGTTATTTACTAATTGATGGAGGCAAAGAAACGGCTGTGCAAAGAGTTAGTCAAACTCAACCAATTGAGTATGGCAATGTAGAATTGGCTTACAAAACGGCAAAAGCGGGTGAGTTTTTAGGTAAAAAACTAATCTATTTAGAAGCAGGAAGTGGAGCTGAAAAGCATGTTTCTTTAGAAATGGTGCAATTTGTAGTTCAAAATATCAATATTCCACTAATTGTTGGCGGAGGAATTCGCTCATTAGAAAAAATAAAAGAAGTTCATGAAGCTGGTGCCGATTTGGTAGTGATTGGGACAGCTTTTGAAAACAATCCAAATTTCTTTTTATAA
- a CDS encoding 4'-phosphopantetheinyl transferase family protein, with protein sequence MPFYKAISINESTTAYFWKISEDVTDLFRAVSLKDVTLFRYEGMKSESHQKGFLAVRMLLQHLGYTDYDLSYDEQGKPHLNDGKHISISHSHEFSCICISDSLMGIDLEKCKDKILRIAPRFLEMKHLENLSDTEKIQKATVIWGVKESIFKIKNEVGISFPEHIFENEFDVAAGNCSAELHFNNQIEKFTIQFYNIEEYIFVCAFPK encoded by the coding sequence ATGCCATTTTATAAAGCTATATCCATAAACGAATCAACAACTGCATACTTTTGGAAAATTTCTGAAGATGTAACTGATTTATTTAGAGCAGTTTCTTTGAAAGATGTAACGCTGTTTCGTTATGAAGGAATGAAATCAGAAAGTCATCAAAAAGGATTTCTAGCTGTGCGAATGTTGTTGCAACATTTAGGATATACTGATTATGATTTGAGTTATGATGAGCAAGGAAAGCCACATTTAAATGATGGAAAACATATTTCTATTTCGCATTCTCATGAATTTTCGTGTATTTGTATTAGTGATTCATTAATGGGAATTGATTTGGAAAAATGCAAAGACAAAATTTTGCGAATTGCACCTCGTTTTTTAGAAATGAAGCATTTAGAAAATTTATCTGATACAGAAAAAATACAGAAAGCAACTGTTATTTGGGGAGTTAAAGAGTCGATATTCAAAATTAAAAATGAAGTAGGGATTAGTTTTCCAGAGCATATTTTTGAGAACGAATTTGATGTAGCAGCAGGCAACTGTTCTGCCGAATTGCATTTTAATAACCAAATAGAAAAGTTTACAATTCAATTTTATAACATAGAAGAGTATATCTTTGTGTGCGCCTTTCCAAAATAG
- the ahcY gene encoding adenosylhomocysteinase, giving the protein MSTKTIPYVPYKVKDISLAEWGRKEIQLAEAEMPGLMALRAEYGASQPLKGARIAGCLHMTIQTAVLIETLVALGADVTWSSCNIFSTQDHAAAAIAAAGIPVYAWKGMNEEEFDWCIEQTLFFGEDRQPLNMILDDGGDLTNMVFDRYTELVEGIKGLSEETTTGVHRLYERMKAGTLYMPAINVNDSVTKSKFDNKYGCKESAVDAVRRATDVMLAGKRVVVCGYGDVGKGTAASFRGAGSIVTVTEIDPICALQAAMDGFEVKKLDTVIGNADIVITTTGNKDIVVGRHFEAMKDKTIVCNIGHFDNEIDMAWLNKNYGSSKVEVKPQVDIYNVNGKEVIILAEGRLVNLGCATGHPSFVMSNSFTNQTLAQLELWTNSAAYKNEVYMLPKHLDEKVAALHLAKLGVELETLNDEQAAYIGVEVQGPFKPEYYRY; this is encoded by the coding sequence ATGAGTACAAAAACAATTCCGTATGTACCATACAAAGTTAAAGATATTTCTTTAGCAGAATGGGGTAGAAAAGAAATTCAATTAGCAGAAGCTGAAATGCCAGGTTTAATGGCTTTAAGAGCTGAATATGGTGCTAGCCAACCTTTAAAAGGTGCTCGTATTGCTGGTTGTTTACATATGACTATTCAAACTGCTGTTTTAATTGAAACATTAGTTGCTTTAGGTGCTGATGTAACTTGGTCATCTTGTAACATTTTCTCTACTCAAGATCATGCTGCTGCTGCTATTGCTGCTGCTGGAATTCCAGTTTATGCATGGAAAGGAATGAATGAAGAAGAATTTGATTGGTGTATTGAGCAAACGTTATTCTTTGGAGAAGATCGTCAACCATTAAACATGATTTTAGATGATGGTGGTGATTTAACAAATATGGTTTTCGATAGATATACTGAATTAGTTGAAGGAATTAAAGGTTTATCTGAAGAAACTACAACTGGAGTTCACCGTTTATACGAAAGAATGAAAGCTGGAACTTTATATATGCCTGCTATCAACGTAAATGATTCAGTTACTAAATCTAAATTTGATAATAAATATGGTTGTAAAGAATCTGCAGTAGATGCAGTTCGTAGAGCAACTGATGTTATGTTAGCTGGAAAAAGAGTTGTTGTTTGTGGTTACGGTGACGTAGGAAAAGGAACTGCTGCTTCTTTCCGTGGTGCTGGTTCTATTGTAACTGTTACTGAAATTGACCCAATTTGTGCTTTACAAGCTGCAATGGATGGTTTTGAAGTTAAAAAATTAGACACTGTTATTGGTAATGCTGATATTGTAATTACTACAACAGGAAATAAAGATATTGTTGTTGGTCGTCACTTTGAAGCTATGAAAGATAAAACTATCGTTTGTAACATCGGACACTTTGATAACGAAATTGACATGGCTTGGTTAAACAAAAACTACGGAAGCTCTAAAGTTGAAGTTAAACCTCAAGTTGATATTTACAATGTAAACGGTAAAGAAGTTATTATTTTAGCTGAAGGTCGTTTAGTAAACTTAGGTTGTGCAACAGGTCACCCATCATTTGTAATGTCTAACTCTTTCACAAACCAAACTTTAGCTCAGTTAGAGTTATGGACAAACAGTGCAGCTTACAAAAATGAAGTGTATATGTTACCTAAACATTTAGATGAAAAAGTAGCAGCTTTACATTTAGCTAAATTAGGAGTTGAATTAGAAACTTTAAATGATGAGCAAGCTGCTTACATTGGAGTTGAAGTTCAAGGTCCATTTAAACCAGAATACTACAGATACTAA
- a CDS encoding DUF4407 domain-containing protein, with the protein MLKSFFILCSGADKDIVSSCSNGEQNKYAGIGATVFFTAVMAFVACSYALYTVFDNAYMAVFFGLVWGLLIFNLDRFIVSTIRKKGNFMDEFIQASPRIVLAMIIAIVISKPLEIKIFEKEINTVLLKEKNEMAIANKKQVADYFKTDVDKNQASIDSLKNQIKAKEKEVAALYQSYITEAEGSAGTKKMGKGPIYKEKRAAHDAAIKQLDSLKVSSAKTIAEKEAKGKTLQADLDKKVADSQPIIDGFDGLMARINALNKLPLLPSLFIMLLFLAIETSPIIAKLLSPKSEYDFKQEDSEMGIKNMLAQNRYQSELQKQTDAEIYDKVYADIKEDKELYNYKKKSAMELLKLQADGFVEKQKKSM; encoded by the coding sequence ATGCTAAAATCATTTTTTATTCTTTGTTCTGGAGCGGACAAAGATATTGTTTCCTCATGCTCTAACGGAGAACAGAATAAATATGCCGGAATTGGCGCTACTGTTTTCTTTACTGCAGTTATGGCTTTTGTAGCTTGTTCTTATGCTTTATATACGGTTTTTGACAACGCGTATATGGCGGTGTTTTTTGGTCTCGTTTGGGGTTTGCTTATTTTTAATTTAGATCGATTTATTGTTTCTACCATTCGTAAGAAAGGTAATTTTATGGACGAATTCATTCAGGCTTCTCCACGAATTGTCCTAGCGATGATTATTGCAATTGTAATTTCAAAACCCTTAGAAATTAAGATTTTTGAGAAAGAAATTAATACGGTATTGTTGAAGGAAAAGAATGAAATGGCTATTGCCAACAAAAAACAAGTAGCCGATTATTTTAAAACTGATGTAGATAAAAACCAAGCGTCAATTGATAGTTTGAAGAATCAAATTAAAGCTAAAGAAAAAGAAGTGGCGGCGTTGTATCAATCGTATATAACTGAAGCTGAAGGTTCTGCAGGAACGAAGAAAATGGGTAAAGGGCCTATTTATAAAGAAAAACGTGCGGCTCATGATGCTGCAATAAAGCAATTAGATTCTTTAAAAGTGAGTAGTGCTAAAACGATTGCCGAAAAAGAAGCAAAGGGTAAAACATTGCAAGCCGACTTAGATAAAAAAGTAGCGGATTCTCAACCGATTATTGATGGGTTTGATGGTTTAATGGCGCGTATTAATGCTTTAAACAAACTTCCTCTATTACCTTCTCTTTTTATTATGTTGTTGTTTTTAGCTATTGAAACTTCGCCCATTATTGCCAAATTATTATCACCAAAAAGCGAATACGACTTCAAACAAGAAGATAGCGAAATGGGAATCAAAAACATGTTGGCTCAAAATCGTTATCAAAGTGAATTGCAAAAACAAACCGATGCAGAAATTTACGACAAAGTATATGCTGACATCAAAGAAGATAAAGAATTATATAACTACAAAAAGAAAAGTGCAATGGAATTATTAAAACTCCAAGCCGATGGTTTTGTAGAGAAACAGAAAAAATCAATGTAA
- a CDS encoding PH domain-containing protein has product MIDNLKKILNEDQDPKAIEKITAKLENLLMSNEEVGYIAVQKKPAVTIFPDSIVVTNKRIILCKPKNLGLSMEFIDYDWDDIAGSFVKEGILGADFTFTTNSDLTHTVDYLPKNQARKLYTYAKEQLDLLKNPKVATPVVEEVKTEAPIETLVQEAEVEEIQTEEVTLYAEIMPTPNDVIRDTEVEAPISEEKGLAHLTQDELFAKLQNYKKLLDNGLILQGEYDRLKSDILKYL; this is encoded by the coding sequence ATGATTGACAACTTAAAAAAAATATTAAACGAAGATCAAGATCCAAAAGCTATTGAGAAAATTACGGCTAAATTGGAAAATCTTTTAATGTCGAACGAAGAAGTAGGCTACATTGCCGTTCAGAAAAAACCAGCGGTGACAATTTTTCCAGACAGCATTGTGGTGACAAACAAACGTATCATTTTGTGTAAGCCTAAAAACTTAGGGTTGTCAATGGAATTCATTGATTACGATTGGGATGATATTGCAGGTTCATTTGTAAAAGAAGGTATTTTAGGAGCTGATTTTACTTTTACTACGAATTCTGATTTAACACATACTGTTGATTATTTACCAAAGAATCAAGCGCGAAAATTATATACTTACGCTAAAGAGCAATTGGATTTGTTGAAAAATCCAAAAGTAGCTACACCAGTTGTGGAAGAAGTTAAAACAGAAGCTCCAATTGAAACTCTTGTTCAAGAAGCCGAAGTTGAGGAAATTCAAACAGAAGAAGTAACGCTTTATGCTGAAATCATGCCAACTCCAAATGACGTTATTCGCGATACAGAAGTTGAAGCGCCAATTTCAGAGGAAAAAGGATTGGCACATTTAACACAAGACGAATTGTTTGCTAAACTTCAGAATTATAAGAAATTATTAGATAATGGATTAATCCTTCAAGGCGAGTACGATCGATTAAAATCGGATATTTTAAAATATTTGTAA
- a CDS encoding MmcQ/YjbR family DNA-binding protein, giving the protein MNIQQLYEFCQSKKGVTEHFPFDEDTLVFKVGGKMFCLTSLSQWEKGEPSLNLKCDPDRALELRAEYEAVQPGWHMSKVHWNTVLFNGDVSDKMMCELINHSYDLIFKSLTKKVQQEILEVEN; this is encoded by the coding sequence ATGAACATCCAGCAACTTTACGAATTTTGTCAATCTAAAAAAGGAGTTACCGAACATTTTCCTTTTGATGAAGATACTTTAGTGTTTAAAGTAGGAGGTAAAATGTTTTGTTTGACGTCGCTATCACAATGGGAAAAAGGCGAACCTTCCTTGAATTTAAAATGTGATCCCGATCGAGCATTGGAACTTAGAGCAGAATACGAAGCCGTTCAGCCAGGTTGGCATATGAGTAAAGTGCATTGGAATACGGTTTTATTTAATGGCGATGTTTCCGATAAAATGATGTGCGAATTAATCAATCACTCCTATGATTTGATTTTTAAAAGTTTGACAAAAAAAGTCCAACAAGAAATTCTAGAAGTAGAAAATTAG
- a CDS encoding four helix bundle protein, which translates to MDYKDLLAYKKSFALAMLIFDVSKTFPKEEKYSLIDQIRRSSRSVTVTITESYRKRVYPKNFLSKLTDAEAENSETQVWLDFSLACGYLEEIKYIELTALNTEVGKLIYYMMNNPDKFGSSKI; encoded by the coding sequence ATGGATTATAAAGATTTATTAGCCTATAAAAAATCGTTCGCCTTAGCTATGTTGATTTTTGATGTATCTAAAACTTTTCCAAAAGAAGAAAAGTATTCTTTAATAGATCAAATTAGGAGAAGTTCTAGAAGTGTTACCGTAACAATTACAGAATCATATAGAAAAAGAGTTTATCCAAAAAATTTCTTGAGTAAACTTACTGATGCTGAAGCAGAAAATTCTGAAACTCAAGTTTGGTTAGATTTTTCATTAGCATGTGGTTATTTAGAAGAAATAAAATATATTGAGTTAACAGCTTTAAATACTGAAGTTGGTAAACTAATTTATTATATGATGAATAATCCAGATAAATTCGGTTCAAGTAAAATATAA
- a CDS encoding cyclase family protein encodes MKTTIQHNNLEYEIDLSKPIDISISLTNNEQNPIAWYQNTPEIEPVTMGDWIGKVSEGKSSTNFNNIFFNPHAHGTHTECLGHITHDFYSVNQCLKQFFFTAELISVEPKEIGEDLIITKEQVEIALDKKSPEAIVIRTLPNLEMKKHLNYSNTNPPYLEEAAAIYIREKGIKHLLIDLPSVDKEHDERKLLAHKAFWNVKDVNNVNEDARFDCTITEMIYVDEEVEDGSYMLNLQFASFENDASPSKPVLYSLE; translated from the coding sequence TTGAAAACTACAATTCAACATAATAATTTAGAATACGAAATCGACTTATCAAAACCAATTGATATTTCAATTTCATTGACCAATAATGAGCAAAATCCGATTGCATGGTATCAAAATACACCAGAAATCGAGCCAGTAACAATGGGTGATTGGATTGGAAAAGTTTCTGAAGGAAAATCGTCAACAAATTTTAATAATATTTTCTTCAACCCACATGCGCATGGAACTCATACCGAATGTTTAGGACATATTACCCATGATTTTTATTCGGTAAATCAGTGTTTGAAGCAATTTTTCTTTACTGCAGAATTGATTTCGGTAGAACCAAAAGAGATTGGGGAAGATTTGATTATTACAAAAGAACAAGTTGAGATAGCTTTGGATAAAAAATCGCCCGAAGCTATTGTTATAAGAACATTACCAAATTTGGAAATGAAAAAGCATTTGAACTATTCGAATACAAATCCTCCATATTTGGAAGAAGCTGCAGCAATTTACATCAGAGAGAAAGGAATTAAACATTTGTTAATCGATTTGCCAAGTGTAGACAAAGAACACGATGAACGTAAATTATTAGCTCATAAAGCGTTTTGGAATGTAAAAGACGTCAATAATGTGAATGAAGACGCACGATTTGATTGTACCATAACCGAAATGATTTACGTTGATGAAGAAGTTGAAGATGGAAGTTATATGCTGAATTTACAATTTGCTTCATTTGAGAATGATGCAAGTCCATCGAAACCCGTTTTGTATAGTTTGGAGTAG
- the hemW gene encoding radical SAM family heme chaperone HemW, with the protein MSGIYIHIPFCKQACHYCDFHFSTSLKKKEEMVLALAKEIKMRKDEFQDEVVETIYFGGGTPSILSNEDLNFLIEQVYQNYNVVVNPEITIEANPDDLSEERIVDLSKNKVNRLSIGIQSFFEDDLKMMNRAHNAIEAQKCLEFATHYFENISIDLIYGIPGSSNEKWKQNIAKAISFGIPHISSYALTVEPKTALDNFIKKGIIASPDDEAASNQFDILVETLQENGFIHYELSNFGKENYFSKNNSSYWLGKKYIGIGPSAHSYDGKNRGWNVANNSLYIKSIQDDKLPIEIETLTQTDRYNEYIMTGLRTIWGVSLERIEKEFGKTFLDYLNLQAAKFIEDNLLFVENKILRTTQKGKFLSDGIASDLFLLNK; encoded by the coding sequence ATGTCAGGTATCTACATACATATTCCATTTTGCAAACAGGCTTGCCATTATTGCGATTTTCATTTTTCTACTTCATTGAAGAAAAAAGAAGAAATGGTTTTGGCTTTAGCTAAAGAAATTAAAATGCGCAAAGATGAGTTTCAAGATGAGGTTGTGGAAACCATTTATTTTGGTGGAGGAACACCTTCGATATTATCTAATGAAGATTTAAATTTTTTGATTGAACAAGTATATCAAAATTACAATGTTGTTGTAAATCCAGAAATTACGATAGAAGCAAATCCGGATGATTTATCAGAAGAAAGGATAGTTGATTTATCTAAGAACAAAGTCAATCGTTTATCAATTGGTATTCAATCTTTTTTTGAAGACGATTTGAAGATGATGAATCGTGCACACAATGCAATAGAAGCACAAAAGTGTTTAGAATTTGCAACACATTATTTCGAAAACATTTCTATCGATTTGATTTATGGAATTCCGGGTTCGAGCAATGAAAAATGGAAACAGAATATTGCAAAAGCAATTTCTTTTGGTATTCCACATATTTCAAGTTATGCTTTAACAGTCGAACCTAAAACAGCTTTGGATAATTTTATAAAAAAAGGAATTATTGCTTCGCCAGACGATGAAGCGGCTTCAAATCAGTTTGATATTTTGGTTGAAACGCTTCAGGAAAACGGATTTATACATTATGAATTGTCTAATTTTGGTAAAGAAAATTATTTTTCAAAAAACAATTCTAGTTATTGGTTGGGTAAAAAATATATTGGAATTGGACCATCTGCTCACAGTTATGATGGAAAAAACAGAGGTTGGAATGTAGCAAACAATTCACTTTATATAAAATCAATTCAAGATGATAAATTGCCAATTGAAATCGAAACGTTAACCCAAACCGATCGTTATAACGAATATATTATGACAGGTTTGCGAACCATTTGGGGTGTTTCTTTGGAAAGAATTGAAAAAGAGTTTGGTAAAACATTTTTGGATTATTTGAATCTTCAAGCTGCAAAATTTATCGAAGATAATTTGTTGTTTGTTGAAAATAAGATTTTAAGAACTACACAAAAAGGTAAATTTCTTTCAGATGGAATTGCCTCAGATTTATTTTTGTTGAACAAGTAA
- the ruvC gene encoding crossover junction endodeoxyribonuclease RuvC: protein MANERIILGIDPGTTIMGFGLIKVINKKMEFLQLNELILNKYDDHYMKLKVIFERTIELIETHHPDEIAIEAPFFGKNVQSMLKLGRAQGVAMAAGLSRQIPITEYEPKKIKMAITGNGNASKEQVAKMLQQLLGLKELPKNLDSTDGLAAAVCHFFNSNKVVAGKSYSGWDAFVKQNESRVKK from the coding sequence TTGGCAAACGAACGCATCATATTAGGAATTGATCCCGGAACAACCATCATGGGTTTTGGTTTGATAAAAGTAATCAATAAAAAAATGGAGTTTCTTCAGTTAAATGAATTGATTCTGAACAAGTATGATGATCATTATATGAAATTGAAAGTCATTTTTGAACGTACAATTGAGTTAATTGAAACGCATCATCCTGATGAAATAGCAATTGAAGCGCCTTTTTTTGGTAAAAATGTACAATCGATGCTTAAGTTAGGAAGAGCTCAAGGAGTTGCCATGGCGGCTGGTTTGTCTCGTCAAATTCCAATTACCGAATACGAACCTAAGAAAATTAAAATGGCAATCACCGGAAACGGTAATGCCAGTAAAGAACAAGTTGCTAAAATGCTCCAGCAATTATTAGGTTTGAAAGAATTGCCTAAAAATCTTGATTCAACTGATGGTTTAGCAGCTGCAGTTTGTCATTTTTTTAATTCCAACAAAGTTGTGGCTGGAAAAAGTTATTCAGGTTGGGATGCTTTTGTAAAACAAAATGAATCACGAGTAAAAAAATAG
- a CDS encoding glycosyltransferase family 2 protein: MKRFTKKEITPRTSFSIVVPFRNEKENLPHLLHSITNLNYPKELVEVILVDDDSEEVFSVQYSVFSLKVIKNERKSNSPKKDAIETAIKIAKNDWIITTDADCLVQKNWLILYDQYIQENNVEMIASGVCYVPKNGFLAAFQNLDFLSLQGATIGSFGINKPFLCNGANFAYSKAFFKGLNGFQGNETIASGDDVFLLQKAITIAPKKVGFLLAKESIVATKSVDNWTELFHQRVRWASKSTAYSSSYGKMLAILVFAGNLNWILSFLLWLLGLLDQNLFMLVVALKFLIDFILLLKTANFFESKLQYILASSLTYPFFSVSVALYSLFGKYSWKGRNFKK, from the coding sequence ATGAAGCGATTTACAAAAAAGGAAATCACTCCAAGAACGTCATTTTCGATTGTGGTTCCGTTTCGAAATGAAAAAGAAAATCTTCCTCATTTATTGCATTCTATTACCAATTTGAATTATCCGAAGGAATTGGTAGAAGTAATCTTAGTGGATGATGATTCTGAAGAAGTATTCAGTGTTCAGTATTCAGTGTTCAGTTTAAAAGTAATTAAGAACGAAAGAAAGTCGAATTCACCAAAAAAAGATGCTATTGAAACTGCCATTAAAATAGCCAAAAACGATTGGATCATTACTACTGATGCCGATTGTTTGGTTCAGAAAAATTGGTTGATTCTTTACGACCAATATATTCAAGAAAATAATGTTGAAATGATTGCATCGGGTGTTTGTTATGTTCCTAAAAATGGGTTTTTAGCTGCATTTCAAAATTTAGATTTTTTAAGTTTACAAGGCGCTACAATCGGAAGCTTTGGAATCAACAAACCTTTTTTGTGTAATGGCGCAAATTTTGCCTATTCTAAAGCTTTTTTTAAGGGTTTGAATGGTTTTCAAGGAAATGAAACCATTGCTAGTGGCGATGATGTTTTTTTGTTACAAAAAGCCATTACTATTGCTCCAAAGAAAGTTGGGTTTTTATTAGCTAAAGAAAGTATTGTTGCAACAAAATCAGTTGATAATTGGACCGAATTATTTCATCAACGTGTAAGATGGGCTTCAAAAAGCACTGCTTATTCTTCATCATATGGAAAGATGTTAGCGATACTAGTTTTTGCAGGAAATTTAAATTGGATTTTGAGCTTTTTACTTTGGTTGCTTGGTTTACTCGACCAAAATCTTTTTATGTTGGTTGTGGCTCTTAAGTTTCTAATTGACTTTATTTTACTTTTAAAAACTGCTAATTTCTTCGAATCGAAATTACAATATATTTTAGCCAGTAGTTTGACTTATCCTTTTTTTAGTGTTTCGGTAGCTTTGTATTCGTTGTTTGGTAAATATAGTTGGAAAGGGAGAAATTTTAAGAAATAA
- a CDS encoding energy transducer TonB codes for MRFVFLLLISFLLANPVIAQGNKMSTQDRLKQLAEKKREYEEIRKKEWEDYLVRVEESKIAKQQKKQADSIEKSKIQTNVIKDDELGFTKCIVQELPFYEIKNLTTGIEEKVSFDNYLRKHIYNKFRYPEFAMDHELQGRVMVHFIIDKEGNPQVKEAIGPKNGLILEEEAIRIIKLLPTAIPATCDGKPINIMFAIPITFQMQE; via the coding sequence ATGAGATTTGTTTTTTTGCTTTTGATTTCTTTTTTACTTGCTAATCCTGTTATTGCACAAGGCAATAAAATGTCTACCCAAGATCGTTTAAAACAGCTGGCTGAAAAAAAAAGAGAGTACGAAGAAATTAGAAAAAAAGAATGGGAAGATTATTTGGTTCGTGTTGAAGAAAGTAAAATTGCAAAACAACAAAAAAAACAAGCCGATTCAATTGAAAAATCTAAAATCCAAACTAATGTTATAAAAGATGATGAGTTGGGTTTTACAAAATGTATAGTTCAAGAATTACCTTTTTATGAAATAAAAAATTTAACTACAGGAATTGAAGAAAAAGTATCGTTTGATAACTACTTAAGAAAGCATATCTATAATAAGTTTAGATACCCTGAATTTGCAATGGATCATGAATTACAAGGAAGAGTTATGGTGCATTTTATTATTGATAAAGAGGGGAATCCACAAGTTAAAGAAGCTATTGGTCCAAAAAACGGATTAATTTTAGAAGAAGAAGCTATTCGTATTATAAAATTATTACCAACAGCTATTCCAGCTACTTGCGATGGGAAGCCGATAAATATTATGTTTGCAATACCTATAACCTTTCAGATGCAAGAGTAA
- a CDS encoding DUF456 domain-containing protein, protein MEYFLLILGLVLMILGIIGSLLPALPGPPISWVGILLLYFCPGMETNYWLLGITLIIAIAIGILDYVIPAKGTKYFGGSKYGIWGTNIGLVIGLFFPPFGFLVGPFLGALIGELIYNSNEGKRALKAATGSFLGFLAGTFIKLLVSFLFMGLFFVLVWQNRAIWF, encoded by the coding sequence ATGGAATACTTTTTATTGATTTTGGGGTTAGTTCTTATGATTCTTGGAATCATAGGAAGTTTATTACCTGCGTTACCAGGACCACCAATAAGTTGGGTTGGGATTTTACTTCTCTATTTTTGTCCAGGAATGGAAACCAATTATTGGTTACTTGGCATCACCTTAATAATTGCAATAGCTATTGGAATTTTAGATTATGTGATTCCAGCAAAGGGAACTAAATATTTTGGCGGAAGCAAATACGGAATTTGGGGTACTAATATTGGATTAGTAATTGGATTATTTTTTCCTCCTTTTGGGTTTTTAGTCGGACCCTTCTTAGGCGCATTAATTGGTGAATTAATTTACAATTCTAACGAAGGTAAAAGAGCGCTAAAAGCAGCAACTGGTTCTTTTTTAGGATTTTTAGCTGGTACTTTTATAAAACTCTTAGTTAGCTTTCTTTTTATGGGATTATTTTTTGTTTTAGTTTGGCAAAATAGAGCAATTTGGTTTTAA